The following are encoded together in the Asticcacaulis sp. genome:
- a CDS encoding phosphatase PAP2 family protein, translating into MMARQWLDSRIRRLPAPFRQEWRALLLFGLIFLVAAWLCFEVIEEVFLENSVFAPDQAVYAGLQHLRTPWLDRVMITITELGDTPVVIAVAVVVALWLIHERAWHTLTYWLMAIGGGSLINSAIKLGLHRARPGDMHYDGVSVFSFPSGHSTTNAVLYGFLIIIMSRKLPFVARIPVVITLVLLVGLIAFSRLYLGAHWLSDVAGGLFFGSGWLALLGLFYMWRPAEPVEHVKLLLVAMSALILAGGLNIGLHHGADMTRYAVQRGPA; encoded by the coding sequence ATGATGGCGCGGCAGTGGCTGGACTCGCGGATCAGGCGTTTGCCGGCGCCTTTCCGTCAGGAATGGCGCGCGCTTCTGCTGTTCGGCCTTATCTTCCTCGTCGCCGCCTGGCTGTGTTTCGAGGTCATCGAGGAAGTCTTTCTCGAAAACAGTGTGTTTGCACCCGATCAGGCGGTTTACGCCGGCCTGCAGCACCTGCGGACGCCCTGGCTGGACCGGGTGATGATCACCATTACCGAACTCGGCGACACGCCCGTGGTGATCGCGGTTGCGGTTGTGGTGGCGCTGTGGCTTATCCATGAACGCGCCTGGCATACCCTGACCTACTGGCTGATGGCGATTGGCGGCGGGTCGCTGATCAATTCCGCCATCAAGCTCGGCCTGCATCGCGCCCGGCCCGGCGACATGCATTATGACGGCGTCAGCGTCTTTTCCTTCCCAAGCGGACATTCCACCACCAATGCAGTGCTGTACGGTTTTCTGATCATCATCATGTCGCGGAAACTGCCTTTTGTGGCGCGGATTCCCGTGGTTATAACGCTCGTACTACTGGTTGGCCTGATCGCCTTTTCGCGGCTGTATCTGGGGGCGCACTGGCTGTCCGATGTGGCCGGCGGGCTGTTCTTCGGTTCCGGCTGGCTGGCCTTGCTGGGCCTGTTCTATATGTGGCGGCCGGCCGAACCGGTTGAACACGTCAAACTGCTTCTGGTGGCGATGTCGGCGCTGATTTTGGCCGGCGGCCTGAATATCGGGCTTCATCACGGCGCCGATATGACCCGCTATGCGGTGCAAAGGGGGCCGGCATGA
- a CDS encoding metallophosphoesterase: MKIAHISDLHFGAHDPAVLEALVAHLTEAGPHLVIASGDITQSATEAEFAAARAFFDALPMEVFVIPGNHDLPGMDLTRFINPFGRYRRHLIDELNPELAAGPVHIKGINTARRILPHWNWANGAVSAKQRREIARTFEAASAPWRILVLHHP; encoded by the coding sequence ATGAAGATAGCCCACATTTCCGACCTGCATTTTGGCGCCCACGATCCCGCCGTACTTGAGGCGCTGGTGGCGCACCTGACCGAGGCCGGGCCCCATCTGGTCATCGCCAGCGGCGACATCACTCAGTCAGCGACCGAGGCTGAATTTGCTGCGGCACGGGCGTTTTTCGACGCCCTGCCGATGGAGGTCTTCGTTATTCCCGGCAACCATGACCTGCCGGGGATGGACCTGACCCGCTTTATCAATCCCTTCGGTCGTTACAGGCGGCATCTGATCGATGAGCTAAATCCGGAACTGGCCGCCGGGCCGGTGCATATCAAGGGCATCAATACCGCCCGCCGCATCCTGCCGCACTGGAACTGGGCCAATGGGGCGGTCAGCGCTAAGCAGCGCCGTGAAATTGCCCGGACCTTCGAGGCGGCCAGTGCTCCCTGGCGCATTCTCGTGCTGCATCACCCCTGA
- a CDS encoding LysE family translocator → MAFPIDPHTYWAFLVTMFFMAITPGPANLFAIRTGLGRRKSHVIAAVIGLNCASLIWFIACAFGLQILLTAFPLLFQIVAVAGGLYLGWMAFRGFRSALDIRNENIGKSLTAAPDPGKTIAATFKDGFLVQLLNPKVTLFFTAVLPPFVDIHRAVPPQMVAFAATAIGMDTITMTTYGLAAVTLSHTLSDPRKKQVFDLGVCLILMAIAALIIWHAGMELLRL, encoded by the coding sequence ATGGCCTTCCCGATCGATCCGCATACCTACTGGGCGTTTTTAGTCACCATGTTCTTCATGGCCATAACCCCCGGCCCGGCCAACCTGTTCGCCATCCGCACCGGCCTTGGTCGGCGCAAGAGCCACGTCATCGCCGCTGTGATCGGGCTGAACTGCGCCTCGCTGATCTGGTTCATTGCCTGCGCCTTTGGCCTGCAAATCCTGCTGACGGCTTTTCCGCTGCTGTTCCAGATCGTAGCCGTGGCCGGTGGGCTCTATCTCGGCTGGATGGCCTTCAGGGGATTCCGCTCGGCGCTTGATATCCGCAATGAAAACATCGGCAAAAGCCTGACGGCAGCGCCCGATCCAGGCAAAACCATCGCCGCCACCTTCAAGGATGGCTTCCTGGTCCAGTTGCTCAATCCCAAAGTGACCCTGTTTTTCACCGCCGTCCTGCCGCCGTTCGTCGATATCCACCGCGCCGTGCCGCCGCAGATGGTGGCCTTCGCCGCCACCGCCATCGGCATGGATACAATCACCATGACCACCTATGGACTGGCCGCCGTCACCCTGTCGCATACCCTGAGCGATCCGAGGAAAAAGCAGGTCTTCGATCTCGGCGTCTGCCTGATCCTGATGGCCATCGCCGCCCTGATCATCTGGCACGCCGGCATGGAACTGCTGCGGCTGTAA
- the dapF gene encoding diaminopimelate epimerase, which translates to MSRPFLKMNGLGNDFIVVDARDTAFAPAPEQVRAWGDRASGIGFDQLIAIEGSTSGDAFMRVWNNDGGTVETCGNALRCVGWYLNPKAAKKTLKIDTLGGATKAIVIRADEKTGTVAVDMGKPRLDWREIPLSEEMDTLRLELKVGPYDAPLYHTPCAVSMGNPHVVFFVDDISKVDVAATGSLIENHPLFPEGVNVEFAQVIDRQTIRMRVWERGAGITKACGTGACATLVATARRGLTDRAATVIMDGGPLHIAWAENDHVIMTGPIEVEFEGTL; encoded by the coding sequence ATGAGCAGACCTTTTCTCAAGATGAACGGCCTCGGCAATGATTTCATTGTCGTTGACGCCCGCGATACCGCCTTTGCACCGGCGCCGGAACAGGTCCGCGCCTGGGGTGATCGCGCGTCCGGTATTGGCTTTGACCAGTTGATCGCCATTGAAGGCAGCACAAGTGGCGATGCCTTTATGCGCGTCTGGAACAATGATGGCGGCACGGTCGAAACCTGCGGTAATGCCCTGCGCTGCGTGGGCTGGTATCTGAACCCCAAGGCTGCCAAAAAGACGCTGAAGATCGATACGCTCGGCGGCGCGACAAAGGCCATTGTGATCAGGGCCGATGAAAAGACCGGCACCGTGGCGGTCGATATGGGCAAGCCGCGCCTGGACTGGCGCGAGATTCCGCTGTCCGAAGAGATGGATACCCTGCGGCTGGAACTGAAGGTCGGGCCTTACGACGCGCCGCTCTACCATACGCCCTGTGCCGTCAGCATGGGCAATCCGCATGTCGTCTTCTTTGTCGATGACATATCGAAGGTCGATGTCGCCGCCACCGGCTCGCTGATCGAAAATCATCCGCTCTTCCCCGAAGGCGTCAATGTCGAGTTCGCGCAGGTGATTGACCGCCAGACGATCCGCATGCGTGTCTGGGAACGCGGCGCCGGCATCACCAAAGCTTGCGGCACCGGGGCCTGCGCCACGCTCGTGGCTACCGCCCGTCGCGGCCTGACCGACCGCGCCGCCACCGTCATCATGGATGGTGGTCCTCTGCACATTGCGTGGGCTGAGAACGATCACGTCATCATGACCGGCCCGATAGAGGTCGAGTTCGAGGGCACGTTGTGA
- the mtaB gene encoding tRNA (N(6)-L-threonylcarbamoyladenosine(37)-C(2))-methylthiotransferase MtaB, which produces MSKVDVVTFGCRLNSYESEVIRKTAAEDGLDNAIIFNTCAVTGEAVRQARQAIRRARKENPEAKLIVTGCAAQTDPDTFASMAEVDFIIGNGDKQKAGSYKLTPDSARIVVNDIFSVQETAGHLIDGLKDRARAFVEVQNGCDHRCTFCIIPYGRGNSRSAAAGDVISQTQKLVAQGYNEVVLTGVDLTSWGGDLPGNPQLGHLVTRILKLVPDLKRLRLSSIDAAEIDDTLLRAFAEEERLAPYLHLSLQHGDDMILKRMKRRHLRDDSIRLVEKVRNVRPDISFGADMIAGFPTETEEMFANAVSLVDACDLSFVHVFPYSPRPQTPAAKMPQLARPLIKERAARLRAKAEEALTRHLTRQQGRILSCVVEKAGFARAADFTEVVFDGDAAVGGISDIRIHGHDGKHVIGSLAQNALQQAV; this is translated from the coding sequence GTGAGTAAGGTTGATGTCGTTACCTTCGGCTGTCGCCTGAACAGTTACGAGAGCGAGGTCATCCGCAAGACCGCCGCCGAGGACGGGCTCGACAACGCCATCATCTTCAATACCTGCGCCGTTACTGGCGAGGCCGTGCGCCAGGCGCGCCAAGCCATCCGCCGCGCCCGCAAGGAAAATCCTGAGGCGAAGCTGATCGTCACCGGCTGCGCCGCCCAGACCGATCCGGATACCTTCGCCAGCATGGCCGAGGTCGATTTCATCATCGGCAATGGCGACAAGCAGAAGGCCGGCAGCTACAAACTGACGCCCGACAGTGCCCGTATCGTCGTTAACGACATCTTTTCAGTGCAGGAAACCGCCGGTCACCTGATCGATGGCCTGAAGGATCGTGCCCGCGCCTTTGTCGAGGTGCAGAACGGTTGCGACCACCGCTGCACCTTCTGCATCATCCCCTATGGCCGCGGCAATTCGCGCTCGGCGGCGGCGGGTGACGTCATCAGCCAGACGCAAAAGCTGGTGGCTCAGGGCTATAACGAAGTGGTGCTGACCGGCGTCGATCTCACCTCCTGGGGCGGCGACCTGCCCGGCAATCCGCAGCTTGGCCATCTGGTGACGCGCATCCTCAAGCTGGTGCCCGACCTCAAGCGCCTGCGCCTCAGCTCCATCGATGCGGCCGAAATCGACGACACGCTGCTGCGCGCCTTTGCCGAGGAAGAGCGCCTCGCCCCCTATCTGCACCTCAGTCTTCAGCATGGAGACGACATGATCCTTAAGCGGATGAAACGGCGGCACCTGCGCGACGATTCCATCCGTCTGGTAGAAAAGGTGCGCAACGTCCGTCCGGATATCAGCTTCGGCGCCGATATGATCGCCGGCTTCCCGACCGAGACCGAAGAGATGTTCGCCAATGCCGTGTCGCTGGTCGATGCCTGTGACCTGTCCTTTGTCCACGTCTTCCCCTATTCGCCACGCCCGCAGACCCCGGCCGCCAAGATGCCGCAACTGGCCCGCCCGCTGATCAAGGAACGCGCCGCCCGGCTTCGTGCCAAGGCTGAGGAAGCCCTGACCCGGCACCTCACCCGTCAACAGGGCCGTATCCTGTCCTGTGTCGTCGAAAAAGCCGGCTTTGCTCGTGCCGCCGATTTCACCGAGGTCGTCTTTGACGGTGACGCTGCCGTTGGCGGTATCAGCGACATCCGTATCCACGGCCATGATGGCAAACATGTCATTGGCAGCCTTGCCCAAAACGCGTTACAGCAAGCGGTATGA
- the ftsY gene encoding signal recognition particle-docking protein FtsY, which yields MTEEEKKGQKKGWFQRLTQGLSRTSQNLTESVTQVFQQKEALDDAALEELEDLLVESDLGPQIAATIAGKMAQQKFNSAKDSNAVRAALAEALADELVGHEGTFEPLSGPRPYVVLFVGVNGSGKTTTLGKIAAKLVKSGAKVLIVAGDTFRAAAVEQLKVWSERAGADFMGRKTGADAAGLAYDSFVRAKEEGYDVVLIDTAGRLQNKQALMDELLKVVRVIKKVDPEAPHETLLVLDATVGRNALSQEQIFGRQAFVSGLVMTKLDGTARGGILIPIAKASDAPIKLIGVGEDIEDLHEFRARDFARSMVGLEPLGDKTGDTQ from the coding sequence ATGACTGAAGAAGAGAAAAAAGGCCAAAAAAAGGGATGGTTCCAGCGGCTGACGCAGGGCCTTTCCCGCACCTCGCAAAATCTGACCGAGTCGGTCACGCAAGTCTTCCAGCAAAAGGAAGCGCTGGACGATGCCGCGCTGGAGGAACTGGAGGACCTGCTGGTCGAAAGCGACCTGGGGCCACAGATCGCCGCCACCATCGCCGGCAAGATGGCGCAACAGAAGTTCAATTCTGCCAAGGATTCAAACGCCGTGCGCGCCGCGCTTGCCGAGGCCTTGGCGGATGAACTGGTCGGGCATGAAGGCACGTTCGAGCCACTCTCCGGTCCGCGTCCCTATGTCGTTCTGTTCGTCGGTGTCAACGGCTCCGGCAAGACGACCACGCTCGGCAAGATTGCCGCCAAGCTGGTCAAGAGTGGCGCCAAGGTGCTGATCGTCGCCGGTGATACCTTCCGCGCCGCCGCCGTCGAACAGCTCAAGGTGTGGTCCGAGCGCGCCGGCGCCGACTTCATGGGCCGCAAGACCGGCGCTGATGCGGCGGGTCTGGCCTATGACAGCTTCGTCAGGGCCAAGGAAGAAGGCTATGATGTCGTCCTGATCGATACCGCCGGCCGCCTTCAAAACAAGCAGGCCCTGATGGACGAACTCCTGAAAGTCGTCCGGGTCATCAAGAAGGTCGATCCGGAGGCGCCGCATGAGACCCTGCTGGTGCTGGACGCGACCGTGGGCCGCAATGCGCTCAGCCAGGAACAGATTTTCGGCCGCCAGGCGTTTGTATCCGGGCTGGTCATGACCAAGCTCGACGGCACGGCGCGTGGCGGTATCCTGATCCCGATTGCCAAGGCTTCCGACGCGCCGATCAAGCTGATCGGCGTCGGCGAGGATATCGAGGACCTGCACGAGTTCAGGGCGCGCGATTTCGCCCGATCCATGGTCGGCCTTGAACCGCTTGGAGACAAGACCGGAGATACACAATGA
- a CDS encoding septation protein IspZ — MTEEPKLGDEIREGDKVVDRALGIAAEKLGETNPELALKPGQPKQNTVKMVVDYGPLIAFGLTFFACKFLKLVPAADCLIWASGVLGAASVLALIGGLIAEKRIAWIPLVSCLITIPMTVLTVVFHDATFVKIKMTIVDVLIGGILLGALVLKKQPLKALLGDTLKLKDAAWPRLTLYYALFYLAMAGVNEAIWRTQSDEFWLTWKLASMIGGPILLSICLLPFLMKNMITEPESDAR, encoded by the coding sequence ATGACCGAGGAACCGAAGCTGGGCGATGAGATCCGCGAAGGCGACAAGGTGGTTGATCGCGCTCTGGGCATAGCCGCTGAAAAACTCGGCGAGACCAATCCCGAACTGGCGCTGAAGCCGGGCCAGCCGAAGCAGAACACCGTCAAGATGGTGGTCGATTACGGTCCGCTGATCGCTTTCGGCTTGACCTTTTTCGCCTGCAAATTCCTCAAGCTGGTGCCGGCGGCAGATTGCCTGATCTGGGCATCCGGCGTGCTGGGCGCGGCGTCGGTCCTGGCTCTCATCGGCGGGTTGATCGCCGAAAAGCGCATCGCCTGGATTCCGCTGGTCTCCTGCCTGATCACCATTCCGATGACGGTCCTGACCGTCGTTTTCCACGACGCCACCTTCGTCAAGATCAAGATGACCATTGTCGATGTGCTGATCGGCGGCATCCTGCTGGGCGCTCTGGTTCTGAAAAAGCAGCCGCTTAAGGCGCTTCTGGGCGATACGTTGAAGTTGAAAGACGCCGCCTGGCCGCGCCTGACCCTCTATTACGCCCTGTTCTATCTCGCCATGGCCGGCGTGAATGAAGCCATCTGGCGGACGCAGAGCGATGAATTCTGGCTGACCTGGAAGCTGGCCTCGATGATCGGCGGGCCGATCCTGCTGTCCATCTGCCTGCTGCCCTTCCTGATGAAAAACATGATCACCGAACCCGAAAGTGACGCGCGCTGA
- a CDS encoding MarR family winged helix-turn-helix transcriptional regulator — MSKNGLDESPSHLLHRVLQIALDIYNAEAGEDALSQRQYAVLKALEGTEGLSQTDLVKVTGIDRSTLADLVSRMLAKALVARERSATDARANLVRIADAGKTALAEMEPRVLAADEKILSLLSPPKRESFVKLLRKLTHARETELSGDAKPRKEKTLKPPKAEKAPKAEKKKKVKTKLSARKLKKLPFPPLSEGVSEAADSEDLVHSPVVKTDVV; from the coding sequence ATGTCTAAAAACGGACTCGATGAGTCGCCCTCGCACCTGCTGCACCGCGTGTTGCAGATTGCCCTTGATATCTATAATGCCGAAGCCGGCGAAGATGCGCTTTCCCAGCGGCAATATGCCGTCCTGAAAGCGCTGGAAGGCACGGAGGGGCTGTCGCAGACTGATCTGGTCAAGGTGACCGGCATCGATCGCTCGACGCTCGCCGATCTGGTGTCGCGGATGCTCGCCAAGGCACTGGTGGCGCGCGAACGTTCCGCCACCGATGCCCGCGCCAATCTGGTCCGGATCGCCGACGCCGGCAAGACAGCACTGGCCGAGATGGAGCCGCGCGTCCTGGCGGCTGACGAGAAGATCCTCAGCCTGCTGTCGCCGCCCAAGCGGGAGAGCTTCGTCAAGCTGCTGCGCAAACTCACCCATGCGCGTGAAACCGAATTGTCCGGCGATGCAAAACCGCGCAAGGAAAAAACGCTCAAGCCGCCGAAGGCCGAGAAGGCCCCCAAGGCGGAAAAGAAAAAGAAGGTGAAGACCAAGCTCAGTGCGCGCAAGCTGAAGAAGCTGCCCTTCCCGCCGCTGTCGGAAGGGGTTTCCGAGGCGGCGGACAGCGAAGACCTGGTGCATTCACCGGTGGTCAAGACGGACGTGGTTTAA
- a CDS encoding S41 family peptidase has translation MKNIYLAGAAAVALSIGAVAYASQPAFSPRSDTYKQLELFGNVLAIVQQDYVVPVDSKKLINAALEGMLASLDPHSNYLSDDDYTDLKEKTRGSYGGIGLEVTGEDGAVKVVTPMDDTPAQKAGIESGDYITAIDGTSILGLPLNDAISKMKGEPNTKLTVTIVRTGKDAPFDVALTREIIVVKSVKTRMEGDYGYLRIASFSETTANDTKTALADLMAKNPNMKGLVLDLRNNPGGLLEQSVGVADLFLDGGEIVSQRGRDPKDIIRYQAKKGDMLNGKPIVVLTNPGTASAAEIVSGALQDQKRATIVGLTTFGKGSVQSVIDLGDNRAVKLTTARYYTPSGRSIQKTGIEPDLEVAMSKEQAKYIATAAMQYTEAAYGNALDADEGKVRRSAHAVQEVPPEDFDTKTGDFELTRALDVLKYNGDVKLAAAHPRGAKLADSDLVDKPGAKIEAKMKAATPAGTVSGSSSSSASSSSSAASAEKK, from the coding sequence ATGAAGAATATTTACCTTGCCGGCGCCGCCGCTGTCGCCCTGAGCATCGGGGCTGTCGCCTATGCCAGCCAGCCGGCCTTCTCGCCTCGCTCGGATACCTATAAGCAACTGGAGCTGTTCGGCAATGTGCTCGCCATCGTCCAGCAGGACTATGTCGTGCCGGTCGATTCCAAGAAGCTGATCAATGCCGCCCTGGAAGGGATGCTGGCCTCGCTCGATCCGCATTCCAACTATCTCTCGGACGACGACTATACCGACCTGAAGGAAAAGACGCGCGGCTCCTATGGCGGCATCGGCCTGGAAGTGACCGGTGAAGACGGCGCGGTCAAGGTCGTCACCCCTATGGACGACACGCCGGCCCAAAAGGCGGGTATCGAATCCGGCGACTATATCACCGCCATTGACGGCACCTCGATCCTCGGCCTGCCGCTCAATGACGCCATTTCCAAGATGAAGGGCGAGCCCAATACCAAGCTGACCGTCACTATTGTCCGCACCGGCAAGGACGCGCCGTTCGATGTGGCCCTGACGCGTGAAATCATTGTGGTGAAGTCAGTCAAGACCCGCATGGAGGGCGATTACGGCTACCTGCGCATCGCTTCCTTCTCGGAGACCACCGCCAACGATACCAAGACGGCGCTGGCCGACCTGATGGCCAAGAACCCCAACATGAAGGGGCTGGTGCTCGACCTGCGCAATAATCCCGGCGGCCTGCTGGAACAATCGGTCGGCGTAGCCGATCTGTTCCTCGATGGCGGCGAGATCGTCAGCCAGCGCGGGCGTGACCCCAAGGACATCATCCGCTATCAGGCCAAGAAGGGCGACATGCTGAACGGCAAGCCGATCGTCGTCCTGACCAATCCGGGCACGGCCTCGGCGGCGGAAATCGTCTCCGGCGCCCTGCAGGACCAGAAGCGCGCCACCATCGTCGGCCTGACCACCTTCGGCAAGGGCTCGGTGCAGAGCGTCATCGACCTGGGCGACAATCGCGCCGTCAAGCTGACCACCGCGCGTTACTATACGCCTTCAGGTCGTTCGATCCAGAAAACCGGCATCGAACCCGATCTCGAAGTGGCGATGAGCAAGGAACAGGCGAAATATATCGCCACGGCCGCCATGCAATATACCGAAGCCGCCTATGGCAATGCGCTGGATGCCGATGAAGGCAAGGTCCGCCGTTCGGCCCACGCCGTCCAGGAAGTGCCGCCGGAGGATTTCGACACCAAGACCGGTGATTTTGAACTGACCCGTGCGCTCGACGTGCTGAAATACAACGGTGACGTCAAGCTGGCCGCGGCCCATCCGCGAGGCGCCAAGCTGGCCGACAGCGATCTGGTCGATAAGCCCGGCGCCAAGATCGAAGCCAAGATGAAAGCGGCCACGCCAGCGGGCACGGTTTCGGGATCGTCATCATCCAGCGCGTCATCTTCCAGTTCGGCGGCTTCCGCTGAGAAGAAATAA
- a CDS encoding peptidoglycan DD-metalloendopeptidase family protein, with translation MLASSRHLLLTGLAVLALAGAAQSDAQQRTHDLSEADRATLDTLSAQRRAEERKSDTQRRSARQIAQEVEALREQIIEISRKQGTGETRSAIYRAKLETINQQETDISRRLIAERDKQTRLLSALQIYSRNPPPALFVTPRKANDAVLAAIIMRAITPELKKRTESLVRQNSQLVNLRRQAALQNEAIFISESEVSEQRSEIERLIQQKMDLEDQLLNQADQMDARAAELKARENRLTGDLPLKFFGSPAIDNTHLQPPVVGDITRNFGQVEGNGPASRGVSYAALPGSQVTAPAEGEVEYAGPLESYGQVVVLSIGHDYRVVVTGIGRIYVQQGQTVGRHEPLGRMPNLSDKKALLYMELRKGETPVNPATTLQLSSR, from the coding sequence ATGCTCGCTTCCTCGCGCCATCTGCTTCTGACCGGCCTGGCCGTGCTCGCCCTTGCCGGGGCGGCGCAGAGTGATGCGCAACAGCGGACACATGACCTTTCCGAAGCCGATCGCGCCACGCTCGATACCCTGTCGGCTCAGCGCCGTGCCGAGGAACGCAAGAGCGACACCCAGCGCCGCTCCGCCCGCCAGATTGCCCAGGAGGTCGAGGCCCTGCGTGAGCAGATCATCGAGATTTCGCGCAAACAGGGCACCGGCGAAACGCGCTCCGCCATCTACCGCGCCAAGCTGGAAACCATCAACCAGCAGGAAACCGATATTTCCCGACGCCTGATCGCAGAACGCGACAAGCAGACCCGCCTGCTTTCCGCCCTGCAAATTTATTCGCGCAATCCGCCGCCGGCGCTGTTCGTGACGCCGCGCAAGGCCAACGATGCCGTGCTGGCTGCCATCATCATGCGCGCCATAACGCCGGAACTGAAAAAGCGCACCGAAAGCCTCGTCCGGCAGAACAGCCAGCTCGTCAATCTGCGCCGTCAGGCCGCCCTGCAGAACGAGGCCATCTTCATCTCCGAAAGCGAGGTTTCCGAGCAGCGCAGCGAGATTGAGCGCCTGATCCAGCAGAAGATGGACCTGGAAGACCAGTTGCTGAACCAGGCCGACCAGATGGATGCCCGCGCCGCCGAGCTGAAGGCACGCGAAAACCGCCTGACCGGCGACCTCCCGCTGAAATTCTTTGGCTCCCCGGCGATCGACAATACCCATCTGCAACCGCCTGTGGTCGGCGACATCACCCGCAATTTTGGTCAGGTTGAAGGCAATGGTCCCGCCAGTCGCGGCGTCTCCTATGCCGCCCTGCCGGGCAGCCAGGTCACCGCACCGGCGGAAGGCGAGGTCGAATATGCCGGCCCGCTCGAGTCCTACGGACAGGTGGTCGTTCTCAGCATCGGCCATGATTATCGCGTCGTGGTCACCGGGATCGGCCGCATCTATGTCCAGCAGGGGCAGACTGTCGGCCGCCATGAACCGCTGGGGCGGATGCCCAACCTCTCCGACAAGAAAGCGCTTCTCTACATGGAACTGCGCAAGGGCGAAACGCCGGTCAATCCCGCCACGACGCTCCAGCTTTCCAGTCGGTAG
- the rlmH gene encoding 23S rRNA (pseudouridine(1915)-N(3))-methyltransferase RlmH: MKLTLCAVGKLGATVENTLVKDYLNRASLTGRGLGISPVDLLEVEAKKGAKAATSALLKAQEMEAVKAALSDGGILIACDEHGEQLTSRQIAQRLNIYKDRGERRVTFLIGGADGLDPALLKSSAFSLAFGPQTWPHALVRVMLAEQMYRATTILAGLPYHRD; the protein is encoded by the coding sequence ATGAAGCTGACGCTCTGCGCCGTTGGCAAGCTCGGCGCGACGGTCGAAAACACTCTTGTCAAAGACTATCTGAACCGCGCCAGTTTAACCGGGCGCGGTTTAGGCATTTCACCTGTCGATTTGCTGGAAGTAGAAGCCAAGAAAGGTGCCAAGGCCGCCACCTCCGCCCTGCTGAAGGCACAGGAAATGGAAGCGGTCAAGGCAGCCTTAAGTGATGGCGGCATCCTGATCGCCTGCGACGAGCATGGCGAACAACTGACCTCGCGCCAGATCGCCCAGCGCCTCAATATATACAAGGATCGCGGTGAGCGTCGCGTCACCTTCCTGATCGGCGGGGCAGATGGCCTTGATCCGGCTTTGCTGAAATCATCCGCCTTCTCGCTGGCTTTTGGCCCGCAAACCTGGCCACACGCCCTGGTCCGCGTCATGTTGGCCGAACAGATGTACCGCGCCACCACCATATTGGCCGGTCTGCCGTATCATCGGGACTGA
- the rsfS gene encoding ribosome silencing factor — translation MDHKGTEALSRQPAQTAPETPLYEATPDQGQTSHDEAPSTEGLEPLETLIVNKLDDDKAQDIVCIDLKGKSSVADTLIIASGRSHRHVGALADHVVRALKEAGHGKAKIEGLPACDWVLIDVGDVVVHIFRPEVRSFYNIEKIWSLSPEGTGHTVSV, via the coding sequence GTGGATCATAAAGGAACTGAAGCCCTGTCTCGCCAACCCGCGCAAACCGCGCCTGAAACCCCTCTGTATGAGGCTACGCCTGACCAAGGTCAGACCTCCCACGATGAAGCTCCGTCTACCGAAGGCCTTGAGCCTCTGGAAACCCTGATCGTCAACAAGCTCGATGACGACAAGGCGCAGGATATCGTCTGCATAGACCTGAAGGGCAAATCCTCGGTCGCCGACACCCTGATCATCGCCTCCGGCCGTTCGCACCGCCACGTCGGCGCCCTGGCCGATCACGTCGTCCGCGCGCTCAAGGAAGCCGGCCATGGCAAGGCCAAGATCGAGGGCCTGCCGGCCTGCGACTGGGTGCTGATCGATGTCGGCGATGTCGTCGTGCATATCTTCCGCCCGGAAGTCCGCAGCTTCTACAATATCGAGAAGATCTGGTCGCTGTCGCCCGAAGGCACAGGCCACACTGTCTCCGTCTAA